In Raphanus sativus cultivar WK10039 chromosome 5, ASM80110v3, whole genome shotgun sequence, the following proteins share a genomic window:
- the LOC108862662 gene encoding transketolase-1, chloroplastic — translation MASTSSLALSQALLARAISSHHGSDQRVSLPSSFSRASASSRRRSNAAASSVTKLRSLRPLVVRASAAVDTLEPTTDASIVDKSVNSIRFLAIDAVEKAKSGHPGLPMGCAPMAHILYDEVMRYNPKNPYWFNRDRFVLSAGHGCMLLYALLHLAGYDSVLEEDLKSFRQWGSKTPGHPENFETPGIEVTTGPLGQGIANAVGLALAEKHLAARFNKPDAEVVDHYTYVILGDGCQMEGISNEAASLAGHWGLGKLIAFYDDNHISIDGDTEIAFTENVDQRFEALGWHVIWVKNGNTGYDEIRAAIKEAKAVTDKPTLIKVTTTIGYGSPNKANSYSVHGAALGEKEVEATRNNLGWPYEPFKVPEEVKSHWSRHTPDGKALESDWNASFAAYEKKYPEEAAELKSIITGELPAGWEKALPTYTPESPGDATRNLSQQCLNALAKVVPGFLGGSADLASSNMTLLKAFGDFQKATPEERNLRFGVREHGMGAICNGIALHSPGLIPYCATFFVFTDYMRGAMRISALSEAGVIYVMTHDSIGLGEDGPTHQPIEHLASFRAMPNTLMFRPADGNETAGAYKIAVTKRKTPSILALSRQKLPQLPGTSIEGVEKGGYTISDNSSGNKPDVILVGTGSELEIAAQAAEVLRKEGKTVRVVSFVCWELFDEQTDEYKESVLPSDVSARVSIEAASTFGWGKIVGGKGKSIGINSFGASAPAPLLYKEFGITVEAVVDAAKSFF, via the exons ATGGCTTCAACTTCCTCCCTCGCTCTCTCTCAAGCCCTCCTCGCTCGCGCCATCTCTTCCCACCATGGCTCCGACCAACGCGTCTCCTTACCATCATCTTTCTCACGCGCCTCCGCTTCCTCTCGCCGCCGCAGCAACGCCGCCGCGTCGTCCGTGACCAAACTCCGCTCTCTCCGCCCTCTCGTCGTCCGCGCCTCGGCGGCAGTCGACACGCTCGAGCCGACCACCGACGCGTCTATCGTGGACAAATCTGTGAACTCGATCAGGTTCTTGGCTATCGATGCGGTGGAGAAGGCGAAGTCGGGTCATCCTGGTCTTCCCATGGGATGTGCTCCCATGGCTCACATTCTCTACGATGAGGTTATGAGGTATAACCCTAAGAACCCTTATTGGTTCAACCGTGATCGTTTCGTTCTCTCTGCTGGTCATGGTTGTATGCTGCTTTACGCCTTGCTTCATCTCGCAGGATACGACAGTGTCTTG GAGGAGGATTTGAAGAGTTTCCGACAGTGGGGAAGCAAGACACCTGGACATCCTGAGAATTTCGAGACTCCTGGGATTGAAGTCACTACTG GTCCTCTTGGACAAGGGATTGCGAATGCTGTTGGTTTAGCTCTTGCTGAGAAGCATTTGGCTGCTAGGTTCAACAAACCTGATGCTGAAGTTGTCGACCACTACAC GTATGTGATCCTTGGAGATGGTTGTCAGATGGAGGGTATTTCAAATGAAGCTGCATCTCTAGCTGGTCACTGGGGACTTGGAAAGCTCATCGCTTTCTACGATGACAATCACATCTCCATTGATGGAGACACCGAGATTGCCTTTACTGAGAACGTGGACCAGCGTTTTGAAGCTCTTGGATGGCATGTAATCTGGGTGAAGAATGGTAACACTGGGTATGACGAGATCCGTGCTGCCATCAAAGAAGCTAAAGCTGTTACAGACAAGCCTACATTGATTAAG GTCACTACTACCATTGGTTATGGATCTCCAAACAAGGCCAACTCATACAGTGTCCATGGAGCTGCACTTGGTGAGAAGGAAGTTGAGGCTACCAGAAACAACCTCGGATGGCCATATGAGCCATTCAAGGTACCTGAGGAAGTTAAAAG CCACTGGAGCCGTCACACGCCTGATGGCAAAGCTCTTGAGTCTGACTGGAATGCATCGTTTGCAGCGTATGAAAAGAAGTACCCAGAGGAAGCTGCAGAGTTGAAATCTATCATCACTGGTGAACTACCTGCTGGCTGGGAGAAGGCACTACCA acaTACACACCAGAGTCTCCTGGTGATGCCACAAGAAACTTGTCACAGCAATGTCTCAACGCCCTTGCTAAAGTTGTTCCCGGTTTCCTCGGAGGAAGTGCTGACCTTGCATCTTCCAACATGACACTCCTGAAAGCCTTTGGTGACTTCCAAAAGGCAACACCCGAAGAGAGGAACCTTAGGTTCGGTGTCAGAGAGCATGGAATGGGAGCCATCTGCAACGGCATTGCACTCCACAGTCCTGGTCTTATCCCTTACTGTGCAACTTTCTTTGTCTTCACTGACTACATGAGAGGTGCGATGAGAATCTCGGCTTTGTCTGAAGCTGGTGTCATCTATGTGATGACTCATGACTCCATTGGTCTTGGAGAAGATGGGCCAACCCATCAGCCCATTGAGCACTTGGCTAGTTTCCGTGCTATGCCCAACACTCTTATGTTCCGTCCTGCTGATGGAAACGAAACAGCCGGTGCGTACAAGATAGCTGTCACCAAGCGCAAGACACCGTCTATCTTAGCTCTGTCTAGGCAAAAGCTTCCTCAGCTTCCAGGCACATCCATCGAAGGAGTTGAGAAGGGTGGATACACGATCTCTGACAACTCATCAGGAAACAAACCCGATGTGATCTTGGTTGGAACTGGATCTGAGCTAGAGATTGCTGCACAGGCTGCGGAGGTGCTTAGGAAAGAAGGCAAAACCGTGAGAGTTGTGTCTTTCGTCTGCTGGGAGCTGTTTGATGAGCAAACAGATGAGTACAAGGAGAGTGTCTTGCCGTCTGATGTATCTGCTAGAGTTAGTATCGAAGCAGCTTCGACTTTCGGATGGGGGAAGATTGTTGGAGGCAAAGGGAAGTCCATTGGTATTAATTCGTTTGGGGCTAGTGCACCAGCTCCATTACTCTACAAGGAGTTTGGCATCACTGTTGAAGCTGTTGTTGATGCGGCTAAGTCATTCTTCTAA
- the LOC108859102 gene encoding 40S ribosomal protein S13-2 has translation MGRLHSKGKGISASALPYKRSPPSWLKTTSQDVDESICKFAKKGLTPSQIGVILRDSHGIPQVKSVTGNKILRILKAHGLAPEIPEDLYHLIKKAVAIRKHLERNRKDKDSKFRLILVESRIHRLARYYKKTKKLPPVWKYESTTASTLVA, from the exons ATGGGGAGGCTCCACTCTAAAGG AAAGGGAATCTCAGCATCTGCTTTGCCATACAAGCGCTCACCCCCGAGCTGGCTCAAGACAACCTCCCAGGAT GTTGATGAGTCCATCTGCAAGTTTGCGAAGAAGGGTTTGACTCCATCTCAGATTGGTGTCATTCTTCGTGACTCTCACGGTATCCCTCAGGTGAAGAGTGTTACCGGAAACAAGATTTTGAGAATCTTGAAAGCTCATG GTCTTGCTCCTGAGATCCCTGAGGATCTCTACCACCTGATCAAGAAAGCAGTTGCTATCCGCAAGCACCTTGAGAGGAACAGGAAAGACAAGGATTCCAAGTTCAGATTGATTCTTGTTGAGAGCAGAATCCACCGCCTTGCTCGTTACTACAAGAAGACTAAGAAGCTCCCTCCTGTCTGGAAAta CGAGTCCACCACAGCAAGCACTCTCGTGGCTTAA
- the LOC108856698 gene encoding uncharacterized protein LOC108856698 isoform X1 → MASMVSPTTCLYLHKHRIKLPSDGRRLRITASIPDSSDEKHPKLIARREMILRSSELAMIGAIFQLSGKKPDYIGVQKNERLALCPATNNCISTSESVSDRVHYAPPWNYNGGRKTPVSREVAMKELVNVIKSTKPDKFTPRIVEKKDDYVHVEYESPILGLVDDVEFLFSPGKNSTVEYRSASRKGNFDFDVNRKRIKALRQELEKKGWESENSF, encoded by the exons ATGGCTTCCATGGTGTCACCGACCACTTGCTTATACCTCCATAAACACCGGATAAAGCTTCCCTCCGATGGTCGTCGTCTTCGTATAACCGCTTCGATACCAGACTCTTCAGATGAAAAACATCCCAAGTTAATTGCTCGAAG AGAGATGATTCTCAGGAGCAGTGAACTAGCAATGATCGGAGCCATTTTCCAGCTCag TGGGAAGAAACCAGATTATATTGGAGTACAGAAGAACGAGAGATTGGCTCTATGTCCTGCTACAAACAACTGTATATCTACTTCTGAGAGTGTCAGCGATCGAGTCCACTATGCTCCACCATG GAACTATAATGGTGGAAGGAAGACGCCTGTGAGTAGAGAAGTTGCAATGAAGGAGCTTGTCAATGTG ATTAAGTCGACGAAGCCTGACAAGTTTACTCCTCGGATTGTGGAGAAGAAGGATGACTATGTTCATGTCGAGTATGAAAGTCCAATCTTAGGT TTGGTAGATGATGTTGAGTTCTTGTTCTCTCCTGGGAAGAACTCGACGGTGGAGTATCGGTCTGCATCACGTAAAGGGAACTTCGACTTTGATGTGAACAGAAAGCGAATCAAG GCATTGCGACAGGAGCTGGAGAAAAAGGGATGGGAATCAGAGAACAGCTTCTGA
- the LOC108860688 gene encoding F-box protein At3g60790 codes for MTTRSSSSSSRKLQYPIDDHDSISKLPDELLQKIVSELSTEEAVRTSLLSSRWVDVWKGMSHLVLDMRKVLGKTPIKYLHNVSLWLARSMTKAIENHRGHLESCIIHYDVFQCKDAALRRWIHTVTRLKHTKSLTVINYVPGYRRGYNYKADSYLHLVPVTFSHHSLTSLSLCGFYLINPDAFSNCKNLKTLKLLNMTMLEASVLSEVLAACTSLEVIVLQVDFITQYVALKIENNNLKFLQVTFPYEIDRIEVYATCLDVLDIRVIKGKREDFILAAPNIQVNKNAWVSDHGIHKPHLFYNVSPYLAQEEKDIWHELLVSDFHDMSRDGSLSVSVDITDPKEVEILKEVLLMWATNKMIELEIFFKNKKAPRDEGECSTNNRAHKNLLEDAKPFPDAAFRVYNVRLYNFDGSNEEEFAFASRLVTQETVVRKMMIETSSFPPAKKLKVEAAVDKLMELPKGYERLRIECF; via the exons ATGACGACGCGATCATCATCGTCGTCATCTAGAAAGCTCCAGTATCCTATCGATGACCATGATTCGATCAGCAAACTCCCAGACGAGTTATTGCAAAAGATTGTCTCAGAATTGTCGACCGAAGAAGCTGTAAGAACAAGTCTTTTATCGTCACGTTGGGTGGATGTGTGGAAAGGGATGTCTCATCTTGTCCTCGACATGAGAAAGGTCTTGGGAAAAACCCCAATTAAATATTTGCACAATGTTTCTTTATGGTTGGCTAGATCAATGACTAAG GCTATAGAGAATCACCGTGGCCACCTAGAGAGTTGCATTATTCACTATGACGTATTCCAGTGTAAGGATGCTGCGCTCCGAAGATGGATCCACACAGTGACTCGtttgaaacacacaaaaagtCTCACAGTTATAAACTATGTCCCTGGTTATAGAAGGGGGTACAATTACAAAGCAGATAGTTATCTCCACTTGGTCCCAGTTACATTCTCACATCATAGCCTCACTTCACTGTCACTTTGTGGATTCTACCTAATAAACCCAGATGCATTCAGCAATTGCAAGAATCTTAAGACCCTTAAGCTTTTAAACATGACCATGTTAGAGGCTAGTGTCCTTAGCGAAGTTTTAGCAGCTTGCACCTCCCTCGAGGTGATTGTGTTGCAAGTCGATTTCATTACCCAATATGTTGCGTTGAAGATTGAGAACAATAACTTGAAGTTCTTGCAAGTGACTTTCCCTTACGAGATTGATAGGATCGAAGTGTATGCAACTTGTCTAGACGTGCTCGACATCAGGGTTATCAAAGGTAAGAGAGAGGACTTCATCCTCGCTGCTCCCAACATCCAGGTTAACAAAAATGCTTGGGTGAGTGATCATGGTATCCATAAGCCTCACCTCTTCTATAACGTATCACCATATCTCGCTCAG GAGGAAAAAGACATTTGGCATGAGCTTTTGGTGAGTGACTTTCATGATATGAGTCGGGATGGGTCTTTATCAGTGAGTGTAGATATAACTGATCCGAAAGAAGTGGAGATACTGAAGGAAGTTTTGCTTATGTGGGCTACTAACAAGATGATAGAGCTTGAGATCTTTTTCAAG aaCAAGAAAGCTCCTAGAGATGAAGGTGAGTGTTCTACTAACAACAGAGCACATAAAAATTTGTTGGAGGATGCAAAACCGTTCCCTGACGCTGCTTTCCGCGTTTATAACGTGCGGTTGTATAATTTCGACGGTTCGAATGAGGAAGAGTTTGCGTTCGCTTCCCGTTTGGTGACGCAAGAGACGGTGGTTAGGAAGATGATGATCGAGACTTCTTCATTTCCTCCGGCGAAGAAGTTAAAGGTAGAAGCAGCTGTGGACAAGTTGATGGAACTTCCTAAAGGTTACGAACGTCTTCGTATTGAATGCTTCTGA
- the LOC108856985 gene encoding probable protein S-acyltransferase 14: MHRSGTAMAWNVFKFCTALRGLGSIMILLVLGVVGVTYYAVVLSNYGPALSQGGVDSFVALTIIVLFHVLLAMLLWSYFSVVFTDPGVVPPNWRPAADEERGESDPLTSLEFVGLQTDSSNPRVRFCRKCNQPKPPRCHHCSVCGRCVLKMDHHCVWVVNCVGALNYKYFLLFLFYTFLETTLVTLVLMPHFIAFFSDEEIPGTPGTLATTFLAFVLNLAFALSVMGFLIMHISLVAGNTTTIEAYEKKTSARWRYDLGRKKNFEQVFGMDKRYWFIPGYTEEDLRRMPELYGLEYPSKPDFDSQ, translated from the exons ATGCATAGATCTGGTACTGCAATGGCGTGGAATGTGTTCAAGTTCTGTACAGCCTTACGAGGTCTCGGATCCATCATGATCTTACTAGTTCTCGGCGTTGTCGGTGTTACCTATTACGCCGTCGTTTTGTCTAATTATGGACCTGCTCTGTCTCAAGGAGGCGTTGATTCCTTTGTCGCTCTTACCATCATTGTCCTCTTCCATGTTCTC CtggcgatgcttttgtggagcTACTTCTCTGTTGTTTTCACTGATCCTGGCGTTGTGCCACCTAATTGGAGACCAGCTGCTGATGAAGAGAGAGGTGAATCTGATCCGTTAACTAGTCTTGAGTTCGTCGGGTTACAGACAGATTCTTCAAACCCTAGAGTTAGGTTTTGTAGGAAGTGCAATCAACCAAAACCTCCACGCTGCCATCATTGTTCTGTTT GTGGTAGGTGTGTGTTGAAGATGGATCACCATTGCGTTTGGGTCGTTAACTGTGTTGGAGCATTGAATTATAAGTACTTCCTTCTTTTcttg TTCTACACGTTTTTAGAAACGACTCTTGTGACTTTGGTTCTGATGCCACACTTCATAGCCTTCTTTAGTGATGAAGAGATACCTGGAACGCCTGGCACTCTTGCTACTACTTTTCTTGCGTTTG TTTTGAACTTGGCATTTGCTTTGAGTGTGATGGGTTTCTTGATCATGCACATTTCTTTGGTTGCTGGCAATACCACAACCATAGAG GCATATGAGAAGAAAACAAGTGCAAGATGGCGGTATGACCTCGGCAGAAAGAAAAACTTTGAACAG GTATTTGGAATGGATAAGAGATACTGGTTCATCCCAGGATACACAGAAGAAGATCTAAGGAGAATGCCAGAGCTATATGGACTTGAATACCCTTCCAAGCCTGACTTTGATTCCCAGTAA
- the LOC108858662 gene encoding uncharacterized protein LOC108858662 — translation MQCITTVTYSFLINDSIYGSVKPQRGIRQGDPISPYLFILCGEVLSGLCRRAELDGSLRGLRVARGSPRVNHLLFADDTMMFCNSSPECCLSLRNILQEYEKVSGQKVNIAKSSITFSVKTSPETKAAVKETLGIQKEGGVGKYLGLPEHFGRRKKDMFTSIVDRIRQRASSWSNRFLSRAGKLTMLKAVLTAIPTYSMSCFQLPVSLCKRIQSTLTQFWWNSTSGKKKMCWVAWQKLTKPKAAGGLGLRDIQMFNQALLAKVAWRILTSPGCLLVRVLRGKYCHKKSFLDVQVPSVCSYGWRSILHGRDLLKDNLGKAIENGQDTRVWKDPWISLEKQVKPFGPVREANMDLRVSDLLTDDLKWNTKRVESILPEFSKQIHCIKPSRKGAEDIHIWLPLNSGVYSTKSGYNSVAELPQTAQLVPTPASGPEIDFSWIKDVWSQKTSPKLRLFLWSVIQGALPIGSELQRRGMVSAALCPRCKEEETTLHIFLQCPFAKEVWSHIPLKHSVHPADISEFRSLLVNHRSSICLPPTGIRVPILPWVCWQLWNARNRLIFEDKACNPRDTATKILSSALEWDQAQVSMPSRHRSNAPPVLQPPNRDDTQTQSQIASCFVDAAWDAACSRTGLACVIVQNPTQDHISESQIVDSVSSPLMAEAIALRRGLERALEERIPSIRVLSDCQTLIRAIVNKNQIKEIYGVLQDIDALSSLFSSVSFQHISRSQNRDADFSAKQLLKAHYLLSSAIM, via the coding sequence ATGCAATGCATCACGACTGTAACCTACTCATTCCTAATCAATGACTCTATCTACGGCTCAGTTAAACCACAACGAGGGATCAGGCAGGGGGACCCTATATCACCTTACCTTTTCATCCTGTGTGGAGAGGTCCTCTCTGGACTCTGCAGAAGAGCAGAACTGGATGGCTCGCTCAGAGGCCTTCGTGTGGCTCGCGGCAGTCCTAGAGTCAATCACCTGCTGTTCGCAGATGATACCATGATGTTCTGCAACTCCTCTCCAGAATGCTGCCTCTCCCTACGAAATATCCTACAAGAATATGAGAAAGTTAGCGGTCAAAAAGTTAATATAGCAAAGTCATCTATTACTTTCTCGGTTAAAACCTCCCCAGAAACAAAAGCAGCAGTAAAAGAGACCCTAGGAATTCAGAAAGAAGGGGGAGTAGGCAAATATTTAGGGTTGCCAGAACACTtcggaagaagaaaaaaggatATGTTTACCTCTATCGTTGACAGAATCCGCCAAAGAGCCTCTAGCTGGTCAAATCGTTTCCTATCCAGAGCCGGTAAACTCACTATGCTCAAAGCGGTCCTCACTGCAATCCCAACTTACTCGATGTCCTGCTTCCAACTCCCGGTGAGCCTCTGCAAAAGAATCCAATCAACTCTTACACAGTTTTGGTGGAATAGCACAAGTGGAAAAAAGAAAATGTGTTGGGTTGCTTGGCAAAagctaaccaaaccaaaagcaGCAGGGGGATTAGGATTGCGAGACATCCAAATGTTCAACCAGGCTTTATTAGCAAAGGTAGCGTGGAGGATCCTTACCTCACCAGGATGCTTGCTAGTTCGTGTTCTTCGAGGGAAATATTGCCATAAAAAGAGCTTCCTTGACGTTCAAGTTCCCTCAGTCTGTTCCTACGGTTGGAGAAGCATCCTCCATGGGCGTGACCTTCTGAAAGACAACCTAGGCAAAGCAATAGAAAACGGTCAAGATACGAGAGTGTGGAAGGATCCTTGGATCTCCCTTGAGAAACAAGTTAAACCGTTTGGACCTGTTCGCGAAGCCAACATGGATCTACGCGTATCGGACCTCCTAACTGATGATCTAAAGTGGAATACAAAAAGGGTTGAGTCTATCTTACCAGAGTTCAGCAAGCAAATCCATTGCATCAAACCTAGTCGAAAAGGCGCCGAGGATATTCATATCTGGCTCCCTCTCAATTCGGGTGTATACTCCACTAAATCGGGTTACAACTCGGTGGCAGAACTACCACAGACGGCCCAACTAGTTCCCACACCTGCCTCAGGACCTGAAATAGATTTCAGTTGGATAAAAGACGTGTGGTCTCAGAAAACGTCTCCTAAGCTAAGACTCTTCCTCTGGTCGGTTATACAAGGAGCCTTACCTATCGGCTCTGAACTGCAACGAAGAGGAATGGTATCAGCAGCTCTGTGTCCACGATGCAAGGAAGAAGAGACAACACTACACATCTTTCTCCAATGCCCCTTTGCAAAAGAAGTATGGAGCCACATCCCCCTAAAGCATTCAGTTCACCCAGCTGATATCTCGGAGTTCCGGTCCCTGCTGGTCAACCACCGGTCCTCGATATGTCTCCCTCCAACAGGAATTAGAGTCCCCATTCTACCTTGGGTTTGCTGGCAGCTATGGAATGCTCGGAACCGATTAATCTTCGAAGACAAAGCCTGCAACCCTCGCGACACAGCAACAAAGATCCTCTCTTCAGCACTAGAATGGGACCAAGCGCAAGTTTCCATGCCCTCGAGACATCGATCGAATGCTCCTCCGGTACTACAGCCGCCAAACCGAGACGACACCCAGACCCAATCGCAAATTGCTTCGTGTTTTGTTGATGCAGCCTGGGACGCCGCCTGTTCTCGAACAGGTCTCGCATGCGTGATTGTCCAGAACCCAACGCAAGACCACATCTCAGAATCGCAGATCGTCGACTCGGTGTCCTCTCCACTCATGGCGGAGGCGATCGCCCTACGACGCGGGCTAGAACGTGCCCTAGAAGAGAGGATCCCCTCTATCAGAGTCCTCTCGGATTGCCAAACGCTCATAAGAGCTATCGTCAACAAGAATCAGATCAAGGAGATTTATGGTGTTCTACAAGACATCGATGCCTTGTCTTCTCTGTTTTCTTCGGTTTCTTTCCAGCATATCTCTCGTTCACAGAACAGAGATGCTGATTTTAGTGCAAAACAGCTCCTTAAGGCCCACTATCTTTTATCTTCTGCAATTATGTAA
- the LOC108858660 gene encoding uncharacterized protein LOC108858660: protein MKLVWSPETASNAYIHTVRTCKSYKESSVAEYLSATAAGWNTRLIVETWKRGDPIATSVGLAVAAIHTCGRHICIVPDEESRLEYETVMKRAVVSEATEIVVGDSVEDVVDRLSGVDFLVVDSKRGEYVKALGLANMSKMGAVLVCKNATQKSIPGFKWHRVLRRGTRVVRSVFLPVGRGLDIAHVGASGGGDLKKVHSRWIKHVDPRSGEEHLFKRK, encoded by the exons ATGAAGCTCGTCTGGTCGCCGGAAACTGCCTCTAACGCTTACATCCACACCGTTAGAACG tGTAAAAGCTACAAAGAATCGAGTGTAGCCGAGTATTTATCAGCTACGGCGGCGGGATGGAACACGAGGCTGATCGTGGAGACTTGGAAGCGTGGAGACCCGATTGCCACCAGTGTCGGACTAGCTGTAGCGGCCATACATACATGCGGAAGACACATATGCATAGTTCCCGACGAGGAATCAAGATTGGAGTACGAGACCGTAATGAAAAGAGCCGTTGTTAGCGAAGCGACGGAGATAGTGGTCGGAGACTCGGTGGAGGACGTGGTGGATAGACTCTCCGGCGTGGACTTCTTGGTGGTGGACTCAAAACGCGGTGAGTACGTCAAGGCTTTGGGGCTAGCGAACATGAGCAAAATGGGTGCCGTTTTGGTGTGTAAAAACGCCACGCAGAAGTCTATTCCTGGATTTAAGTGGCACCGTGTTTTGAGACGAGGCACACGTGTGGTGAGATCGGTGTTTTTACCCGTCGGGAGAGGGTTAGATATCGCGCACGTGGGAGCCAGTGGTGGTGGTGATTTGAAGAAGGTTCATAGCCGTTGGATTAAACACGTCGATCCTCGCTCAGGAGAAGAGCATCTGTTCAAACGCAAATAG
- the LOC108856698 gene encoding uncharacterized protein LOC108856698 isoform X2, protein MILRSSELAMIGAIFQLSGKKPDYIGVQKNERLALCPATNNCISTSESVSDRVHYAPPWNYNGGRKTPVSREVAMKELVNVIKSTKPDKFTPRIVEKKDDYVHVEYESPILGLVDDVEFLFSPGKNSTVEYRSASRKGNFDFDVNRKRIKALRQELEKKGWESENSF, encoded by the exons ATGATTCTCAGGAGCAGTGAACTAGCAATGATCGGAGCCATTTTCCAGCTCag TGGGAAGAAACCAGATTATATTGGAGTACAGAAGAACGAGAGATTGGCTCTATGTCCTGCTACAAACAACTGTATATCTACTTCTGAGAGTGTCAGCGATCGAGTCCACTATGCTCCACCATG GAACTATAATGGTGGAAGGAAGACGCCTGTGAGTAGAGAAGTTGCAATGAAGGAGCTTGTCAATGTG ATTAAGTCGACGAAGCCTGACAAGTTTACTCCTCGGATTGTGGAGAAGAAGGATGACTATGTTCATGTCGAGTATGAAAGTCCAATCTTAGGT TTGGTAGATGATGTTGAGTTCTTGTTCTCTCCTGGGAAGAACTCGACGGTGGAGTATCGGTCTGCATCACGTAAAGGGAACTTCGACTTTGATGTGAACAGAAAGCGAATCAAG GCATTGCGACAGGAGCTGGAGAAAAAGGGATGGGAATCAGAGAACAGCTTCTGA